The following is a genomic window from Methylomarinum vadi.
GTATCACCCTCAAGATATTGCAAAAGCGAAACAAGAGGGTTGGGAGGAAAGTGGAGAGGACAAGCCAGTTATTGCGGCGGTTCTTATTTGTTTGATGTTGCTTTTTTATGGGCTCTATCAATTGCGCGTGCTTGAAACGCAAGAAAATATATCTTTGAAAAAATTAAAAATCGGCGAGTGCGTGAACCAAGCCTAAATTAAACCATTTCTCATCTGGTCTTCAGGTTGAGATTGTTTTTTTCTTCTCCAATACACAGCGGAATCATAACGTTGAAAACAGTTAATTTGGCCATCCTTGGCCAAATTAACGTATAAGCATTATTCCTGGAACGAGTGACCCCGCAAAGCACAGCAGCCAGCGTCTTGTCATCAGAGACGTTGCAATAACTCTCCCTTCTTTTGGGCGAATTCTTCGTCGGTCAGAATTCCCTTGGCGTGCAGATCTCCCAGACGTTCCAGAGAAGAAAAGATATCTTCCTCAGAAGCGGTTGCCGAGCTTGCTTCCGAAGGTGTATTTATTGATTTAGCTGCGGTTGCAGATCGTGGTTGTTTTGTCGGTTTGCCATCGATGGAAAGAACAGGTAGGTCGGCTAGATTCACCGTACCGTATTGGCTGGTAAACAAGATCGATCCCCCAGCCCCTTGTTGCTGAGAAAAGCCGCCTATTTGATGGTCGAGGGTGTCATAGAGCCAAACTTGTTCATTGGTCTCGACCGCAAGTCGGTGCGAATTGGCGAAATAGGCGTAACGGACATGGTTTTGACTGCCTGTGGCACTCGGAATGCCCAGATCCTTCGGCCACCAGTGACTTTTAGGATCGGGGACAAAAAGACTCGATTCGCCCATGGGGGCTCCCGCCACTTGGGATTGTTGACCGCCACCGCTTTGGCTTTGCGATTGAAAACTGCCGCTACGCAGTAGGCCGGGCTGGTTGGCGAGAATACCCGAAATTTCCGAACATAGAGTGTCGATTCGATTCTTCAGGGAATAATTGAACATGTCGCCAAGCATTAGCATGCCGCCTTGCATCCATTGACCGGAGCCGGCAAACTCGGGATGATTGAATTGAGCCATGGTTCCGTTGCCGTTGAGTACCGCAATTAGCATATGCGTGACTGCATCTGGGCTGAAACCATAGCGTTGAGACAGATCGTTTACGATCTGTTGACCTTTTGAGGTAAGCTGTTGCATAACAATACCACTTGAATTAAGTGTTGTGATTAGGCACTGTCGGCCCGTGCCTAATGAAATAATTGATCGGATAAACGGATTTTGTCGATAACATGCTTTGGGCCAAGCCGACAGCCGAAGAATGATGTCGCATAGCAACCGTTATGGAAAACTAAGTCAAAGTGATATTGGCATCAATGCCGTATCATTCTATGACCATTTGGAACGTAAGAAATTTTTCCTCTCCCATTCAATGACATGTTTTGCCGGCTATGA
Proteins encoded in this region:
- a CDS encoding SHOCT domain-containing protein → MQQLTSKGQQIVNDLSQRYGFSPDAVTHMLIAVLNGNGTMAQFNHPEFAGSGQWMQGGMLMLGDMFNYSLKNRIDTLCSEISGILANQPGLLRSGSFQSQSQSGGGQQSQVAGAPMGESSLFVPDPKSHWWPKDLGIPSATGSQNHVRYAYFANSHRLAVETNEQVWLYDTLDHQIGGFSQQQGAGGSILFTSQYGTVNLADLPVLSIDGKPTKQPRSATAAKSINTPSEASSATASEEDIFSSLERLGDLHAKGILTDEEFAQKKGELLQRL